Below is a genomic region from Paenibacillus rhizovicinus.
AGAAGCCGCTGACGAGCAGCGTCCGTTCCTTCATGCCGGGCAGCGCCGCGAGGCTCTCGTGCACGCGGCCATAGGTCAGCTCGGCGTAGATTTCATCCGTGATAATAACTAAATTATGCTCCTCGGCCAGTTTGGCAATCGGCAGCCAATCTTCCCGCGTCATGATCCCGCCGGTCGGGTTGCTCGGATAACTGACCATTAAGATCTTCGATCTTGGCGTCAGCTTCTCCCGCAGCGCGTCCGCGGTCAGCTTGAACCCGTTCTCGGCCTTCGTTTCGATCGGAACATTCACGCCGCCGAATAAGGCCGCAATCGGCGAATACGCGATGAAGCAAGGTTCCGGTATCAGAATTTCGTCCCCCGGCGTAATCAAGGCCCGCAGCGCAAGATCGATCGCTTCGCTGCTGCCGTTCGTGACGAGCACTTCGTCCGCAGGGTCGTAAGCCATCCCGAACGAACCAGCCAGATAGTCCGCGATCGCTTCGCGAAGCTCCGGCAAGCCGGCATTCGGCGTATACGACGTCCGCCCTTTCTCCAGCGCCGCGATGCAGGCATCCCGAACGGGCTTCGGCGTTACGAAGTCCGGCTCGCCCACGCCGAGCGAGATGATGTCCTTCCGGCCCGCCGCGTAATCAAAATACCTCCGTATGCCCGATGGCTGCATATCGCGAACCGCCGGCGACAAAAACTCCGTTAACGATGTTGTTCCGATCATCCGTTTCTCCTCCTTCTTACGTTCACCGCGAATATGAATAACCTTGGATTCTGCTATGAGTCCGGCTTGGAAAACGCAAAAAAACCCGTCCCTGAAAGGGACGGGTTTATACCCGTGTTACCACCCTAGTTCCGCGATCCGTTAAAGAAAGCGGCACTCATTCACGTATCCAACAATACGCGTCCCGTTAACGCTGGACCTGCGGCACCGCTTACTCTCATTTCAGCTGGCTTCTCGGAGATGGCTTCGGTCAGCGCCTGAATGTTGGTTTGCACCTGCCCCAACTCTCTGTGAATCAGACGGACGACGTACTCTTTCTCGTCAACGAATTTCATGGTTCATGTGAAGTTTGTAGTCATTATAGCCATACTTTGGGGAATGCGTCAATAGGCGCCTGTAAATGTTGATTGACGGAACCTGGCCTGTCAATTAAAGTTTGGGATAGGAAAGCGTTTCCATGCCGGATGCTTGATGCCGGAATCATGACTCGCCCATCTTATCATCGAACTGAAACGAGGCTGATTCTATGGAACAACCGACCGCAAGCGTGAAGAACCAATGGAATGAATGGTCCGAAACCTGGTACCGCGTCAAACGCACCGAAGAAGTGATCGCCAAGCTCATCGCCAAGCCTGAATCCGCTTTCCCGCCGGCAACGTTCGAAATGATTAAGCAAGCGCTGCCCGATCTGCGGGGCAAACGCATTTGCGTCCCTTCGAGCGGCGACAATCACGCCGTATTCGCCTTCCATCTCCTCGGTGCCCAAGTCACCTCTTGCGATATCTCGGAGAATCAGATCGCTAACAGCGCCCAGATCGCCGAGCAGCATGGCTGGGATATCGAATTCGTCCGCGAGGACACCATGCAGCTGAGCAGCATTGCCGACGGGGAATACGATCTCGTCTTCACTTCGAACGGCGTCCATGTCTGGATCAGCGACCTGCACGGCATGTACCGCAATATCCATCGTATCCTGAAAGACGGCGGTTCGTACGTCATGTTCGACATCCATCCGTTCATGAGGCCCTTCGGCGGCAATGAAGGCGGCGTGCTGGAAGTCGTCAAACCTTATCATCTTACGGGACCGTTCGAAGACGTGCCAAGATACCTGTGGCGGATTCAAGACATGGCGAACGCCATGCTCGCATCCGGCCTGCGAATCGGGCAACTGGAAGAACTGTATGCGGACAGCTCGTTCTGGATCGATGACGAAGACACTGCGCCGCGCTCCCAGCAGGAACTCGACGATCTGGGCAATTGGCAGTTGAATCCGAAAGCGGCATTGCCGCAGTGGTTATCCATTCTAGCGACGAAATAGCAGCTTCGATATAACTGCGCGTTAAACCGCGAGCTCGTCCAGCAGACCGCGCAGCTCGCTTAGACGCTCGATGGTTCTATACGGCGTCACATCGTTCGGAGGCGCCTGCCGCTTCGGATTGACCCAAATTCCCTTCATCGACAAGGATTGCGGCGCGACGATTTCCCACTCGAAATTGTCGCCCACCATCCAAGTCTCTCCGGCTTCGACATTCAGCTGCTGCAGCGCGTGCAAGTAGACCGCCTGCTCGGGCTTGCCCACCCCGAATTCGCCCTCGACAAGGATAATATCGAACAATGGCGCCAGCTCGAAACGGTCAATCTTCCTCCTCTGCGCGCGAGCGCTGCCATTCGTAATCATGGCTAGCTTGATGCCCAGCTGCCTGATGTAGCGAATCGTCTCGGCTGCTCCCGGATAGATGACGATGGCGCGGTCGCGTTCCTGTCCGTAATCGATCGCCACCTGCTCGGCAAGCGAAATGAGCGCATCATCGTGTCCCGCCTCCGCCAACGCGGCCGAAATGATTTCCGCGCGCGCCTTATCGAGATCTTGGCGTCCGGCGCGATGGCGTTCAGGGTCGCTCCAGTACCAGTTGGCCTTCTGCTTGAATTGTCCGATAAGCCCTGCTAATTGTTCATCCTCGAATTGAAAATGATTACGGCAAGCCTTCTTCCAGCATCCATCCACGTCGAGCCCATGGTCATAGGCGATTATCGTGTCGTCCAAATCTAACAAAATGGCTTTCGGGTACATGTCCTCACGCTCCTTGCAAGAGTTAAACGCAATAACCACTATGAATATACCAGTGAACGATCAAACCTGTAAATCGGTGCCTATTCGCGCCAATGACAAAAAGCGCGGCTCCTTCCTGGGAAGTGAGCCGCGCTTCATGATTATTTATTATTGGACAACCGAGTTGAACGACATGATCCAGACGGATCCGGCGACGATCACGACGACGATGAACAACCCTACGATGAGCGCCATTACGTTGTATTTCGGTCCGTCTCCTTCGCGGATGTGCATGAAGAAGAAGAGCTGTACGACCAGCTGAATGACGGCCATCGTAATGATGGTGATAATAACTCCGGTCTTGTTCATGCTCGTTTGGAAGACGACAAGAAGCGGAATGACGGTGAGGACGATGGAAATGATGAAACCGATGACGTATGCTTTCAACGATCCGTGATCGTCGTGTTCGTCATGATGGCTTTGGCCATGTCCGTCCGCGTTAACGGAATGCTGGCTCATATTACATCACCCCCATCAAGTATACGATCGTGAAGAGGAAGATCCACACCACGTCGAGAAAATGCCAATACAAGCTGATAACCGTAATTTTCCGGCGCGTCACCGGCGTAATGCCCCGCATTTTCAACTGAATCATAAGGCCGATCATCCAGATCAAGCCGACCGATACGTGAAGTCCGTGCGTGCCGACGAGCGTAAAGAATGCGGTCAAGAACGCGCTTGTCGAAATTTTGGCGCCTTCGTGGACCATGTTTAAGAACTCGTTGATCTCAAGGCCGACGAACGATGCGCCGAGCACGGCGGTGACGATCAGCCAGCCGATCAGCTGGTTGACCTTCCCTTTGTTCATGGCCAGTACGGCCAGACCGCTTGTAAAACTGCTCGTGAGCAGGATAAAGGTTTCCGCGACGAAACCTGGAATTTCGAACAATTCTTTCCCCGTCGGACCGCCGGCGGTATGCCCCTTGAGCACGACGTAGGTGGCAAACAACGTACCGAACAGCAAGCAGTCGGTGACGAGGAAGATCCAGAAGCCGAGCACTTTCATCGATTCTTGATCGTGATGGCCGTGATCATGCGAGCCGGCCGCGTGCTGCGGATGGCCGTTGTCTATGGCATGCTGCATATTAAACCGCCCTCCCTGCTGCTTTTTCGGTCTCGATGACTTCTTCTAGCGGTACGTAATAATCCGTATCATACGTGAACGAACGGACGAGGAGCGAGATGCCTACGCCGGCCAATCCCGTGAACGCCATCCAATTCCAGCCGAATACGAAGCCGAACCCGACTACGAACCAGCAAGCGGCGAAGACGAACGGCACGCCGGAGTTCTTCGGCATATGAATCGATTCCAGCTTCGATACCGGAACCGGCTCTGCAGGTGCGAAATCGCGGCGCTCCTTCTCTTCCCAGAACGGATCGCGTTCATCGACGACCGGCACGACCGCGAAGTTGTACATCGGCGGAGGCGATGGAATCGACCATTCCAGCGTACGCGCGTTCCACGGATCGCCCGTCGTGTCGCGTTCGCCGTATTTAACGCTGTACAGGATCTGCCACACTTGGAACACGAAGCCGATCCCCATCAGGAATGCGCCGATCGTCGAAACCAAGTTAAGCGGGCCCCAGCCCATATCCCAGCCGTACGTATACACGCGGCGCGTCATGCCCATGAAGCCGAGCGCATACTGCGGCATGAAGCACACGTAGAAACCGATGTTCCACAGCCAGAATGCGTATTTGCCCAAACGCTCGTTCAGCTTGAAGCCGAACAGCTTCGGCCACCAGTAGTAAATGCCGGCGAGGTAGCCGAACACGACGCCCCCGATCAGCACCTGATGGAAGTGAGCGATCAGGAAGTAGCTGTTATGGTACTGATAATCCGCCGGCGCCACCGCGAGCATAACGCCCGTTGCGCCCCCGACGACGAAACAAGGAATGAACGCGAGCGTCCACATCATCGGCTGCTCCAGGCGTATTCGCCCGCGGAACATCGTGAAGAGCCAGTTGAACACTTTTGCCCCCGTCGGGATCCCGATCGCCATGGTCGCGATCGCGAAGGCGACGTTAACGTCCGCGCCTGAGCCCATCGTGAAGAAGTGATGCACCCAAGTGAAGAAGGATAGAATGCTGATACTCATAAGTGCGAATACCATCGATTTATACCCGAATATCCGTTTGCGCGAGAACGTGGCGACGATCTCCGAGAAGATGCCGAACGCCGGCAAGACGACGATATACACCTCGGGGTGACCCCACATCCATATTAAGTTGATGTACATCATCGGGAACCCGCCGCCGTCCATCGTGAAGAGATGGCCGCCCAGATAACGGTCGATGAAGAGCAAAGCCAGCGTCACCGTCAAGATCGGGAAAGCGAAAATAATAATGATGCTGCTGGAGAATACCGACCACGTGAACATCGGCATTTTCATGAATTTCATGCCCGGCGCGCGCATCTTGAGGATCGTGACGATAAAGTTGATCCCCGTCGCGAGCGACCCGATACCGGATATCTGAATCCCCCATATATAGAAGTTCTCTCCGACCCCCGAGCTGCCTGAGAGCTCCGATAGAGGCGGATAGCTGAGCCAGCCCGCATCCGGCGAACCGCCGATGACGAAGCTGATGTTGAACAGCATGGCGCCGAACAAGAACAGCCAGAAGCTGACGGAGTTCAAGAACGGATACGCGACGTCGCGCGCGCCGATCTGCAGCGGCACGACCATGTTGAACAGTCCGAACATCATCGGCATCGCCATGAAGAGAATCATAATCGTGCCGTGCGTGGTAAATACTTCGTTATAGTGATCCGCCTGCAGGAAATGCACATTCGGGAGCGCGAGCTGCGTCCGCATGAGCAAGGCATCCACCCCGCCCCGGAACAGCATGAGCAAGGAAGCGATTAAATACATGATCCCGATTTTTTTGTGATCGACGGTCGTCAGCCATTCCCGCCACAGCCAGCCCCACTTCTTGAAATAGAAGAGGACGAACAAGATGGCGATGGAGGTTAATGCGATGGAGACGTCCGCTCCGTATATCAGCGGATCGCCCGTCACAAAAAATGAGGAGGCGAAAGATTTTATACTGGCATACATAGGTTGTGCTCCTCCCTCATCTTATTGATGATTGTGATTCATTTCACTTGAATTGTCGTTTGTCATATCCATATTGCTCATATCCATGTCGCTCATGTCGTCCATGTTATGCGTGTTGTCTTTGGCATCGGACTTCTGTTCGTCCGTGTCGACCTTGTCATCCTTGTTCTCGTCCATATCCATGTCCATATGATGGCCGCCGTTCTTCTTCACGATGGAATCGAACAGTTCAGGCGGATAAGAGGAGAACGATTGTTCATCCGATTTGCCCGGTATCGCAAGCTCGTTGTACCCGGCTTCGGTAAGCTCGTTCGAGGAGCTCTTGACGGAATCGACCCATTTATTGAAATCGGCCTGCGATTCGGAGACGACGTTAAAGCGCATATGCGCAAATTCTTTACCGCTGAAGTTGGCGCCCGTTCCATAATATTCGCCTGTCTTGTCGGCCTGCAGCCACAGCGACATGGCCATGCCCGGCATCGTATATTCCTGGCCGCCCAGCTGCGGAATCCAGAAGGAGTTCATCGGAGCGTCGCTCGTCAGTTCGAAATGCACCTGCACGCCGGCCGGAATGTGAACGTAATTGACGGTGGCGATATTCTGATCCGGATATTGGAACAGCCATTTCCAGTCGAGCGAAGTAACTTGAATTTCAATCGGCTTGACGTCCGTGACGGCGGTCTTCGGCGTTCTCGCCAATGCGTACGTGTCTCTGGCCGTGTAGCCGCCCAAGATCGCGATGATGACGATCGGAATCCCCCACCACAGAATCTCGAGTACTTTGCTGTCATCCCAATGCGGCTTATACGGCGCCGTGTTGCCGGGTTTGTCGCGGTACCGCAAAACGATGAACACCGTTATCGCGAGTACGGGAATGACGACGATGGCGCACAAAATCGCCGACAAAATAATAAGCCGGTACTGCGTCTGCGCGACGGGTCCTTGCGGATCGAAGACGACGAATTTGCCGTCGCATCCCGACAAGAGGACGGTCGTCAGCAGTCCGGTAATCAGCAGCATCAAGCCGCGGAGTTTGGAACGTTTCTTCATTTGCTACTCATCTCCTAACACATCCAAGCGTGCTTATATGGCCCTTTGACGCTAGCATATCAGATGGCGAAGCAATTGGAACCGCAGTTAACAAATCCGTCATTGTTCTGTTTCTTTTCAGACACTTTTCGTTCAACAGTCGTTCACGAATGGCGTAGTTAAGGGCTTTCACTGTCATTACCGGGATCTACAGTCAGCCGCTCCCAATCCGCGCGGACGGGCAAACCCAACAAAAAAGAGAGGCAGCGAATGATCGCTGCCTCTCTTGCGTGTAAGCGCGCTTAAATCAGCGCGTTGTCATTAATGTTGAATATGTTCCAATGGTTGATGTGCAGTCATGTCAGTAGATTTGACTAATTTCGGCTGAAGGGCGTGGAACAACGATCCGAGCAGCAGCACTTGAATGCCGCCGATGATGAAACCGAATCCGATCATGAGGCCCAAATTCGTATCCGCGAATTTATAAGAAAAGCATACGCTCATTATGAAACCGATAATCATAAGCGCCAAACCGATCTTCGGCATAAGCGACGTCCAAGTCTTAATCTTCTCTGCCTGCGATGGGATCTGCATTTCAGTGCCTGCTCGTTGTTTGTTATCGTTCATCGAATAACACTCCCGTTGCTAATTTGTAAATTAAGTATATCACAAATTCGTCACGAGTCGTTCACTTTTTGTTCAAATATGAAGAATTAATTTTTTTTGCTTATGCTTCCTTCTCTTTTACACTTGAAAAAGCATCTTTAAACTCCAACAGGCCGGCCCGTTTCAATTCCTCCATATGGATCTCCGACAGCTCTTCCAATATATCCTTCGAAGTATCGGTCAAGCGGATGAAGATGCTGCGGCGGTCGTTCGGATTCGGGAACCGCTGCACCAGATTCAGCTCCTCGCAGCGCTGAATGAGCTCGATACAGGCATTCGGCGTAATTTGCAGCCGCTCCGCCAACTCCTTCGGCGTCGCATGCTCCCGCCCCGGGAAACCCATGATCGACAGCATCAGCTGGTGATATTGCGGCGTCAGTCCTTTGCTGCGCGCGGCCTCTTCGCTGAAGCGGATAAACTTGCGAATTTGGTAGCGGAAGTAAGCTAACTGTTCGTAAATTGGTTTAGGCAGTCGTTCCTTGCTCATCTTGTCGGCCCCTTCCTTTAATGAAAGCGTTCTAAAGCACTTAATGTTATATTTATTAACATAAACCATCCAATGTTTATTGACAAGGATATCTGTGTTATATAAACTAACATTAAAACTGCGAGTTGTTCGTAACACGACATACTTTCGTGTCCTTACGAACAGTTTACGCCGGCAAGGTGACCCCACATGACAACGAAACAAGTCAAAAGCGTATGTCCATACTGCGGCGTCGGCTGCGGCATCGTCATGCAGGTGTTGGACAACCGCGTCGTTAAAGTCACCGGGGATAAATCGCATCCAACGAACTTCGGCCGGTTGTGCACGAAAGGAAGCACCTGCGGGACCGCG
It encodes:
- the cyoD gene encoding cytochrome o ubiquinol oxidase subunit IV, which codes for MSQHSVNADGHGQSHHDEHDDHGSLKAYVIGFIISIVLTVIPLLVVFQTSMNKTGVIITIITMAVIQLVVQLFFFMHIREGDGPKYNVMALIVGLFIVVVIVAGSVWIMSFNSVVQ
- a CDS encoding ubiquinol oxidase subunit II, encoding MKKRSKLRGLMLLITGLLTTVLLSGCDGKFVVFDPQGPVAQTQYRLIILSAILCAIVVIPVLAITVFIVLRYRDKPGNTAPYKPHWDDSKVLEILWWGIPIVIIAILGGYTARDTYALARTPKTAVTDVKPIEIQVTSLDWKWLFQYPDQNIATVNYVHIPAGVQVHFELTSDAPMNSFWIPQLGGQEYTMPGMAMSLWLQADKTGEYYGTGANFSGKEFAHMRFNVVSESQADFNKWVDSVKSSSNELTEAGYNELAIPGKSDEQSFSSYPPELFDSIVKKNGGHHMDMDMDENKDDKVDTDEQKSDAKDNTHNMDDMSDMDMSNMDMTNDNSSEMNHNHQ
- a CDS encoding MarR family winged helix-turn-helix transcriptional regulator — translated: MSKERLPKPIYEQLAYFRYQIRKFIRFSEEAARSKGLTPQYHQLMLSIMGFPGREHATPKELAERLQITPNACIELIQRCEELNLVQRFPNPNDRRSIFIRLTDTSKDILEELSEIHMEELKRAGLLEFKDAFSSVKEKEA
- a CDS encoding aminotransferase class I/II-fold pyridoxal phosphate-dependent enzyme; protein product: MIGTTSLTEFLSPAVRDMQPSGIRRYFDYAAGRKDIISLGVGEPDFVTPKPVRDACIAALEKGRTSYTPNAGLPELREAIADYLAGSFGMAYDPADEVLVTNGSSEAIDLALRALITPGDEILIPEPCFIAYSPIAALFGGVNVPIETKAENGFKLTADALREKLTPRSKILMVSYPSNPTGGIMTREDWLPIAKLAEEHNLVIITDEIYAELTYGRVHESLAALPGMKERTLLVSGFSKAFAMTGWRVGYTCGPSELVSAMLKIHQYTAMCAPIIGQIAALESLVNGLEEKDRMVESYDKRRQFFVAGLRKIGLPCHEPLGSFYAFPSIARTGLSSDEFATRLLDEVGVVAVPGHVFGVGGEGFIRCCYAAAQSQLEEALERIDTFVQTL
- the cyoC gene encoding cytochrome o ubiquinol oxidase subunit III; the encoded protein is MQHAIDNGHPQHAAGSHDHGHHDQESMKVLGFWIFLVTDCLLFGTLFATYVVLKGHTAGGPTGKELFEIPGFVAETFILLTSSFTSGLAVLAMNKGKVNQLIGWLIVTAVLGASFVGLEINEFLNMVHEGAKISTSAFLTAFFTLVGTHGLHVSVGLIWMIGLMIQLKMRGITPVTRRKITVISLYWHFLDVVWIFLFTIVYLMGVM
- a CDS encoding cbb3-type cytochrome c oxidase subunit I, with translation MYASIKSFASSFFVTGDPLIYGADVSIALTSIAILFVLFYFKKWGWLWREWLTTVDHKKIGIMYLIASLLMLFRGGVDALLMRTQLALPNVHFLQADHYNEVFTTHGTIMILFMAMPMMFGLFNMVVPLQIGARDVAYPFLNSVSFWLFLFGAMLFNISFVIGGSPDAGWLSYPPLSELSGSSGVGENFYIWGIQISGIGSLATGINFIVTILKMRAPGMKFMKMPMFTWSVFSSSIIIIFAFPILTVTLALLFIDRYLGGHLFTMDGGGFPMMYINLIWMWGHPEVYIVVLPAFGIFSEIVATFSRKRIFGYKSMVFALMSISILSFFTWVHHFFTMGSGADVNVAFAIATMAIGIPTGAKVFNWLFTMFRGRIRLEQPMMWTLAFIPCFVVGGATGVMLAVAPADYQYHNSYFLIAHFHQVLIGGVVFGYLAGIYYWWPKLFGFKLNERLGKYAFWLWNIGFYVCFMPQYALGFMGMTRRVYTYGWDMGWGPLNLVSTIGAFLMGIGFVFQVWQILYSVKYGERDTTGDPWNARTLEWSIPSPPPMYNFAVVPVVDERDPFWEEKERRDFAPAEPVPVSKLESIHMPKNSGVPFVFAACWFVVGFGFVFGWNWMAFTGLAGVGISLLVRSFTYDTDYYVPLEEVIETEKAAGRAV
- a CDS encoding class I SAM-dependent methyltransferase — translated: MEQPTASVKNQWNEWSETWYRVKRTEEVIAKLIAKPESAFPPATFEMIKQALPDLRGKRICVPSSGDNHAVFAFHLLGAQVTSCDISENQIANSAQIAEQHGWDIEFVREDTMQLSSIADGEYDLVFTSNGVHVWISDLHGMYRNIHRILKDGGSYVMFDIHPFMRPFGGNEGGVLEVVKPYHLTGPFEDVPRYLWRIQDMANAMLASGLRIGQLEELYADSSFWIDDEDTAPRSQQELDDLGNWQLNPKAALPQWLSILATK
- a CDS encoding HAD family hydrolase, with the translated sequence MYPKAILLDLDDTIIAYDHGLDVDGCWKKACRNHFQFEDEQLAGLIGQFKQKANWYWSDPERHRAGRQDLDKARAEIISAALAEAGHDDALISLAEQVAIDYGQERDRAIVIYPGAAETIRYIRQLGIKLAMITNGSARAQRRKIDRFELAPLFDIILVEGEFGVGKPEQAVYLHALQQLNVEAGETWMVGDNFEWEIVAPQSLSMKGIWVNPKRQAPPNDVTPYRTIERLSELRGLLDELAV